The Solea senegalensis isolate Sse05_10M linkage group LG14, IFAPA_SoseM_1, whole genome shotgun sequence genomic sequence tttctctcCTATTTTTGTCATCACTTTTAATCCCAATAAATAATTTCAATAATTTAGCAATTCGATTCTTATACAGAGTATAAACAGTCTCTTAGCTTACTTGCATTGTGCACAGTACCCTCAGTTTCCAATTTGATGTTTAACTCATCACAATGGGATACTAGTGTAAAATCACTATCctatttagttgttgttttctaaaaataaaacggAAGTTCATCTTGGCCCATATTATCATGCTAACTTATTCATAGCATGGTAATACTTGTATTCTTTTGTCAAAGTCGTCTTAagggtcagtcagtcagtcatcatctaccgctttatcctcaaccagagggtcgcggggggtgccgtgccaatctcagctacatcgggcgataggcggggtacaccctggacagttcgccagtccatcgcagggccacacagatagagacaaacaaccattcgctctcacactcgcttctatggtcaatttagagtgtccaatttacctatccccacattgcatgtttttggactgtgggaggaagccggagaacccggagagaacccacgcacacacggggagaacatgcaaactccatgcagaaaggcccttgttccaaccggggctcgaacccgggtcttctcgctgcaaggcgagagtgctaaccactacaccaccgtgtggccccgtCTTAAGggtaataattaaataatataatattctgtaataataataataataataataatattctattGGATATTCAGTAAATTACATCATTAAAGTTGCTGGAATGACATTGTACTGTTTGTTCTACTTTAACCAGTCAAAGGGCTTTAAATGTTTATGCctgtctatatatatgtgtgtatatatatatatgtatatatatatatatatatatatatatattaaatctAAGGTTTTGTCAAATACTGTATAGGACTAAATTGTTCACGGCTGGTGGAGTAGCGCTCTCTAGCGGCAAAGATACGGCATTACAAATACAGTCAGCGCTACATGCTCCATTACCTTTTAACTTTAGATTTACTAGATAGCTATTTATTTTAAGGagaacgaaaaaaaacaaagtaaaactaCAGGTTATTGCTGATAGTCATATGTAGGGGGACAATCATGTGCCTCATTTTCAGTGCAGCCTGTGTTTACACACCCACGTCTGTAGATGGCGGTAATACAAATTACAGCTGAAGAACACACTGCCCCTCATAAcaaggcagaagaagaaggattCAGACTGATAGTCATTGGAGTaactctttctccttcttcaccCTTTTAACTTGCGCAGTTAATTTAATTATATTAGCAGATTTACACATAGAGACATGTACCGCTGCACGATAAGGTAAAAATACGTTAAATTTGTTTTCCATTCGTGCGTTTTCACACTCGTGACCTTTGGCACACATTTCATATTGTACACATCAAGCTAACGATACGTCTGACTTCAAATCACAAGTCACAACACAAACGCTTTTCTTTGTAAACCAATggatacatttgtgtgtgtgtgtgtgtgtgtgtgtttaaaaagatcAACATAGATTTGTACTCGAATTTGATGTGTAACATATAGAGATAAAATTAATCTGCCTAAAATATCTAATATGAAGCATTATTGTAAGAATAATTCAGCTATTCCGTAGATGTTGGTATCAACAACATGACTCATAATAATGCTAAACTGTGAGCACACTCTCAGTGTTTTCACTCAAATATCACTCTAAGACAAATCATGTTTCggggcaaaataaaaaaaaaaacctttatgtCATTACAAGTTTCcacattttatacacacacacagttaaataaTGCTCTCAAAAAAATAGGACTCAAGACTGGACTCAAGGTGCTCGGTTTAGTCATAGTCTGATTTTAAATCAGGACCACAACTGATTTCCTTCTGTAACAAAACACAAGGCACATTTTTGTCCTTACTTATGAAGATATGacacaaaataatgatgtttttggtGTTAATTGTTTAGAAATAAAAGGTTATCGCCATACAAAAGTAGAATTCTGAAGAAAGATTAATTCAAAACAGTAGCTACATGATGCATCTCACTTATTTTTTGTTAGTGTTCAGTAGTGGCCAGTGTATTTGCCTTCTTCTTATCTtcatctttttaattttaatgttgtcaATACTCTTTTCTTGTATGAATTTTTATGTCACAGACTGGCAGAGCAGCATTGGAAATGTCCTGTCCGGTGTATGAGCGCTGTAGCAAAGAGGAGGAGATCTCTGCCAAGTGCCTTCCCAGTGCTGGAGCTGCCCCTGCAGCCCTTCCACCAACATGTGTATGAGGCTAACCTTCGAAACAGCAACACCTGCAATAAGAAGTAGGTTCTTACAAAAGATCTCTCTTCtcactacatttttaaaaaatttcaAAATCATGACATTATTGCATCCGTTAGATTCGTAGAGTTGAGTGAGAAGGTGAGGAAAGGTGGAGGCCAGAACAGCATTGAAAGACATACAAAGAGAAACAGGAAGTTGCTGGTCAGGGATCGTCTACGCCTCCTGCTAGATGATGAAGATTTTCTGGAGCTGTCGCCCTTTGCGGGTCTGAATCTGCCATATGGAGACATTCCTTCAGCTGGCTGCCTGACAGGTTAGATACCATTTTACTATTACAGTCCTGTACGCTGAATACAGAGATCTCATCTCATGATACTCTATAACAACCTTATCAACCCTATAAGAACACACATTAACCTTTGCTctacacatgtgtgtttgtgtatccaGGTATCGGCAGAATCTGtggtctgtggtgtgtgttcaTTGCCAACGACGCCACGGTCAAAGGCGGCACAGCTTATCCGATCACAGTGAAGAAGCAACTAAGAGCTCAAGATGTGGCGACTCAGAACCGCCTGCCTTGTGTTTACCTGGTTGACTCTGGAGGAGCTTTCCTACCTCTGCAGGTTCTTTGCAAATGCAGCAGGTTTTAACATGTGTTTGGAGTCACTTCATCGGGGGCGAGTGATTCTAACTGTTTTCTTAATTCATtattctctgtttgtgtgtgaaaatccagTCTGAGATCTTTCCGGATAAGAACCAGGGAGGAAGAACTTTCTATAATGAAGCCATCATGTCTGCCATGAAGATCCCACAGGTAAAGAAGACAAGCATTTATAAAATATTTGGTCTGAAACGAGACAAACTATTTCTTCACGAAAACAACTAATGGTCCTAAAGGTGTCGGTGGTGTGTGGGTCATGCACAGCGGGTGGAGCCTACATCCCCACAATGGCAGAGGAGACAGTGATGGTGCACCGAATAGGCACCATATTCCTGGGAGGACCACCACTCGTCAAGGCTGCTACAGGAGAGGAGGTGACACCAGAGGACCTGGGAGGAGCCAAACTTCATGCTGAGTATGTGCATCAAACCCACCTCCATGGCAGTAACTCATAGGTGTCTGGAAAATATAACCAGACAATAGAGAGCTACATCATCAGGTGAATTCACCCTCTGGTTTCAGAGTGAGTGGCTGTGTGGATCATTTTGCCTGGGAAGAGAAGGAGGCGTACACTTACACCAGAAACATCATTTCCACCCTCAATTTCCAGCTgcctgaggaagaggagcatgACGAGGagaagacgaggaagaggaaagcagaggaggagccaCTGTACAGTTCAGAGGAGCTTCTGGGTCTTGCTCCTCGGAGTTACAACTACACGCTGGATGTTAAGATGGTACAAATAGACAAAGTTCTTTGCTCTGTAAAGCGAGAAGTGAATGCAGCCACACTGA encodes the following:
- the si:ch211-198n5.11 gene encoding methylcrotonoyl-coenzyme A carboxylase 2 — its product is MYRCTIRLAEQHWKCPVRCMSAVAKRRRSLPSAFPVLELPLQPFHQHVYEANLRNSNTCNKKFVELSEKVRKGGGQNSIERHTKRNRKLLVRDRLRLLLDDEDFLELSPFAGLNLPYGDIPSAGCLTGIGRICGLWCVFIANDATVKGGTAYPITVKKQLRAQDVATQNRLPCVYLVDSGGAFLPLQSEIFPDKNQGGRTFYNEAIMSAMKIPQVSVVCGSCTAGGAYIPTMAEETVMVHRIGTIFLGGPPLVKAATGEEVTPEDLGGAKLHAEVSGCVDHFAWEEKEAYTYTRNIISTLNFQLPEEEEHDEEKTRKRKAEEEPLYSSEELLGLAPRSYNYTLDVKMVISRLTDGSRFQEFKARYGTTLITGFAKIHGHLVGIVASNGELSYQAALKGSHFVQLCDQRDVPLLFLQNTAPTPAPTRSVSKAEMNSNHLKAQGSMLSAVACASVPKITVVIGGCHGADSYAMCGRAFEPNFLFLWPNARVSMVAPGHAGSLLPSDAEQQQQQEDDMNKRLEEESSAFFSSARLWDDGVILPQDTRKVLRDCLDIIKQQQYQISTEKGQSALLRV